A single region of the Candidatus Parcubacteria bacterium genome encodes:
- a CDS encoding site-specific integrase: MQDPELEALDLPHILWYFGELERLGWKPNGINLIAIALRKLFEFCNLRGYATFNEQLIPVPRKEFNIPRVADIEAFRKLLKQIPENSPRPHHIRNRAFLLLLWDTGARVGEICALDTGDLDFKKRTALIKTEKSRGRRPIRQIFWTEETSKHLKLWIQKKEHLQTLFKFNDPEAVFVSISKSGQYDVRGSRMSNRGAAEIMRMLSNAAKIPIVNAHSIRHSMGRDTVRTLRSNSAVSNVLGHSNLDSSYIYTMLWGEDLKEDWSQVMKQRGNPLAEAPKASRNFPRMKGRQESATQGRLRPVEIKTGKYGRMVRQ; this comes from the coding sequence ATGCAGGACCCGGAGCTCGAGGCGCTCGATCTACCGCATATACTTTGGTATTTCGGAGAGCTTGAACGTTTGGGATGGAAGCCGAACGGTATCAACCTCATCGCGATAGCGCTCCGCAAACTGTTCGAGTTTTGCAATCTGCGAGGCTACGCGACTTTCAACGAGCAGCTTATTCCCGTACCTAGAAAAGAATTCAACATCCCGCGAGTCGCCGACATCGAGGCGTTTAGAAAGTTGCTTAAGCAGATTCCAGAGAATTCGCCGCGACCGCACCATATTCGCAATCGCGCCTTCCTGCTCTTGCTTTGGGATACCGGAGCGCGAGTGGGCGAGATATGCGCTCTCGATACGGGCGATCTCGATTTCAAGAAGAGAACCGCCCTCATTAAAACGGAGAAGTCTCGCGGCCGACGCCCGATTCGGCAGATATTCTGGACAGAGGAAACCAGCAAGCACCTCAAGCTCTGGATTCAGAAAAAAGAGCATCTCCAAACCCTCTTTAAATTCAACGACCCCGAAGCGGTGTTCGTCTCCATATCGAAGTCGGGTCAGTACGATGTGCGCGGCAGCCGCATGTCGAACCGCGGCGCGGCGGAGATTATGCGCATGCTTTCTAACGCGGCAAAGATACCGATCGTGAACGCGCACTCAATTCGTCACTCAATGGGCAGGGATACAGTCAGGACCCTCCGAAGCAATTCGGCGGTCTCTAACGTGCTTGGGCACTCGAACCTCGACAGCTCTTACATCTACACCATGCTTTGGGGCGAGGATTTGAAAGAGGACTGGTCGCAGGTAATGAAGCAACGCGGTAATCCGCTTGCGGAAGCACCAAAGGCATCGCGGAACTTTCCTCGCATGAAAGGGCGGCAAGAATCGGCAACCCAGGGCAGACTGCGCCCGGTCGAAATCAAGA